A genome region from Defluviimonas aquaemixtae includes the following:
- a CDS encoding sulfatase-like hydrolase/transferase — translation MAKRNNILFVIIDQLRADCLFGALSDHVDLPNLRALMDEAVSFRRHYSVANPCGPSRASILTGRYAMNHRSVRNGTPLAHDLPNLATEVRKAGYRPLLFGYTDTTQDPRVYPPGDPALKSYEQVMQGFEEAVEMRLEESLPWRADLIAKGYDVPPYPDIFRPAGDRPDDPALYRAEDSDTAFLTDAALKALRARAPGWFVHLTYIRPHPPLVAPDPYNRMYDPATLPLPRRIGAVEAERARHPFVGPSLDRVPIASVVEGFPDLSSTDENVQLLRAIYLGLATEVDHHLGRVLDELKASGAYDETLIVVTSDHGEMLGDHHAWGKSTFYDAAYHTALIIRDPKRTARAGSAVDLPTESVDVAPTILDWLGLGIPETMDGMSLLPLMDGKGPDEWRQFTFSELDFGDPIEPTVPQSALGLAPETTNLVVLRGADHTLVHFNGGLPPLLFDNRAEGEMRDIAADPGARAALIAMYRAMMDHRMTHADGRFIRTMVTADGCLTAPRGAR, via the coding sequence GTGGCGAAACGTAACAATATTCTGTTCGTCATTATCGACCAGCTCAGGGCCGACTGCCTGTTCGGCGCACTTTCCGATCATGTAGACCTGCCCAACCTGCGCGCCCTCATGGACGAGGCGGTCAGCTTCCGGCGACACTATTCAGTCGCCAATCCCTGCGGTCCGTCGCGGGCTTCGATCCTCACCGGCCGCTACGCGATGAATCACCGATCCGTCCGGAACGGGACGCCGCTCGCCCATGACCTGCCGAACCTCGCGACTGAGGTGCGGAAGGCTGGCTACAGGCCGCTGCTGTTCGGTTACACCGACACGACTCAGGACCCGCGCGTCTATCCGCCGGGCGACCCGGCGCTGAAATCCTACGAACAGGTCATGCAAGGCTTCGAGGAAGCGGTTGAGATGCGGCTGGAGGAAAGCCTGCCCTGGCGGGCCGACCTGATAGCGAAGGGATACGACGTGCCGCCCTATCCCGACATCTTCCGCCCGGCCGGCGACCGGCCGGACGATCCCGCGCTCTACCGCGCGGAGGACAGCGACACTGCCTTCCTCACTGACGCGGCGCTGAAGGCGCTGAGGGCACGCGCGCCGGGTTGGTTTGTCCACCTGACCTATATCCGGCCGCACCCGCCGCTCGTCGCGCCGGACCCCTACAACAGGATGTACGATCCCGCCACGCTCCCCCTGCCCCGCCGGATCGGCGCCGTGGAGGCCGAACGCGCGCGCCATCCCTTCGTCGGTCCGAGCCTCGACCGCGTCCCGATCGCCAGCGTGGTGGAGGGATTCCCCGACCTCTCTTCCACGGATGAGAACGTGCAGCTTCTGCGGGCGATCTATCTCGGGCTTGCGACCGAGGTCGACCATCATCTCGGCCGCGTCCTGGACGAGCTCAAGGCATCCGGAGCCTACGACGAAACGCTGATCGTCGTCACTTCGGATCATGGCGAGATGCTCGGCGATCATCATGCGTGGGGCAAGTCGACCTTCTACGACGCAGCCTATCACACAGCCCTCATCATCCGCGACCCGAAGCGCACTGCCCGGGCGGGGTCGGCGGTCGACTTGCCAACGGAATCGGTCGACGTGGCGCCGACGATCCTCGACTGGCTCGGGCTCGGCATTCCCGAGACGATGGACGGGATGAGCCTTTTGCCGCTGATGGACGGGAAAGGGCCTGACGAGTGGCGGCAGTTCACGTTTTCCGAACTGGACTTCGGCGATCCGATCGAGCCCACGGTGCCGCAGTCGGCGCTGGGGCTCGCACCCGAGACGACCAATCTTGTGGTCTTGCGCGGCGCTGACCACACGCTCGTGCATTTCAATGGCGGCCTGCCGCCCCTTCTGTTCGACAACCGCGCCGAAGGCGAGATGCGCGACATCGCCGCCGACCCTGGCGCGCGCGCTGCCCTCATCGCGATGTACCGGGCCATGATGGACCACCGGATGACCCATGCCGACGGGCGCTTCATCCGGACGATGGTGACTGCGGATGGCTGCCTGACGGCGCCGAGAGGAGCAAGGTGA
- a CDS encoding ABC transporter permease, which yields MAQFAQFALTRAFLALVTLLTVSLIVFTLMELVPGTCAERYLAFKNTQGSQITIADIVAEEKRLGLDRPFPERWAKWVYNVFVHGEFGDSCILRLNINQLLADKFWISLGICMAALILSYAIAVPVGIVTASSTSAVTNNSLRFVSYLGLALPNFLLALIIMLISTVLFGDSLTGLFSKAYRDAAWSWAKFGDFLSRAWLPVFILGWSATAFALQTVRALMLDEIGKLYVTAAAARGVSGSKLLWRYPAKHSLGPVVNSLGFDLNRIFNELPIVALILTLTESGALLFESLARSNDQQLAGAIIFLLTASIVALNFFTDILLAVIDPRVRRGMMG from the coding sequence ATGGCTCAATTCGCCCAATTCGCGCTGACCCGTGCCTTTCTCGCGTTGGTGACGCTTCTGACCGTGTCGCTGATTGTGTTCACTCTGATGGAGCTCGTGCCCGGCACCTGCGCCGAACGCTACCTAGCGTTCAAGAACACCCAAGGCTCGCAGATCACGATCGCCGATATCGTGGCGGAGGAGAAACGCCTTGGCCTCGACCGGCCGTTCCCTGAACGCTGGGCCAAATGGGTTTACAACGTCTTCGTCCATGGCGAGTTCGGCGACAGCTGCATCCTCAGGCTCAACATCAACCAGCTTCTCGCCGACAAGTTCTGGATCTCGCTCGGCATCTGCATGGCGGCGCTGATCCTGTCCTATGCAATCGCCGTACCGGTAGGCATCGTCACGGCAAGTTCGACGAGCGCCGTGACCAACAACTCGCTGCGGTTCGTAAGCTATCTCGGCCTCGCGCTGCCGAACTTCCTTCTGGCGCTGATCATCATGCTGATCTCCACGGTCCTCTTCGGCGACAGCCTGACGGGGCTTTTCTCGAAGGCATACCGTGACGCCGCGTGGAGCTGGGCGAAGTTCGGCGACTTCCTGAGTCGCGCCTGGCTGCCTGTCTTCATACTCGGCTGGTCGGCGACCGCCTTCGCGCTCCAGACCGTCAGGGCGCTGATGCTCGACGAGATCGGCAAGCTCTACGTCACTGCGGCCGCAGCGCGAGGCGTCTCGGGCTCGAAGCTCCTCTGGCGCTACCCGGCCAAGCATTCGCTCGGGCCGGTCGTCAATTCGCTCGGCTTCGACCTCAACCGGATCTTCAACGAGTTGCCGATCGTAGCCCTGATCCTGACACTGACGGAATCCGGAGCGCTTCTGTTCGAAAGTCTCGCCCGGTCGAACGACCAGCAGCTCGCCGGCGCGATCATCTTCCTTTTGACGGCAAGCATCGTCGCGCTGAACTTCTTCACCGACATACTCCTGGCAGTGATCGACCCGAGGGTCCGGCGCGGGATGATGGGATAG
- a CDS encoding ABC transporter permease, with protein sequence MAFLTRQATVVEVDQKAKEAYFTASQGQLIWARFKGNRTAMIAAWALILMILMGLFAPFLSPYNPTIAGRDAAYENGAPQIPKFWDENGFSARPFIYATERERSIKTNFRWVVTENRDKRLYLRFFVRDWNYKLLGFIPSNVHLFGVDQGGKIHLFGTDASGKDIFGRTLHAIWTSLAVGTLGVLISFVLALIIGGVAGYFGGWIDSVLQMITDAIRTVPSIPLFMALAAFMPDHWSSETRFFFISIILGLIGWPTLARRIRTHLLTERTQEYVLAAELSGASAGHIIRRHLLPSFTSYIIVDLMISFPYMVRSETALSFIGLGLKDPVNSLGALMQNVSKADVLLNYQWYFIPVIFFVALVLAFVFVGDGLRDAADPYSDTKK encoded by the coding sequence ATGGCATTCCTCACCAGACAAGCAACCGTCGTCGAGGTCGACCAGAAGGCCAAGGAGGCCTATTTCACCGCCTCGCAGGGGCAACTCATCTGGGCGCGCTTCAAGGGCAACCGCACAGCGATGATCGCGGCCTGGGCGCTGATCTTGATGATCCTCATGGGGCTGTTCGCGCCATTCCTGTCGCCGTACAATCCTACCATCGCGGGCCGCGACGCGGCCTATGAGAACGGCGCGCCGCAGATCCCGAAATTCTGGGACGAGAACGGCTTTTCAGCGCGGCCCTTCATCTACGCGACCGAACGCGAAAGGTCGATCAAGACGAACTTCCGCTGGGTGGTGACCGAGAACCGCGACAAGCGGCTCTACCTGCGATTCTTCGTCAGAGACTGGAACTACAAACTCCTTGGCTTCATCCCCTCGAACGTGCATCTTTTCGGCGTCGACCAAGGGGGAAAGATCCACCTGTTCGGCACGGATGCGAGCGGCAAGGACATCTTCGGACGAACCTTGCACGCAATCTGGACGTCGCTCGCGGTCGGGACGCTCGGGGTTCTGATCTCCTTCGTACTCGCGCTGATCATAGGGGGTGTCGCGGGCTATTTCGGCGGCTGGATCGACAGCGTCCTGCAAATGATCACCGACGCCATCCGAACGGTGCCGTCTATTCCACTTTTCATGGCGCTCGCGGCGTTCATGCCCGATCACTGGTCGTCCGAGACACGGTTCTTCTTCATCTCGATCATTCTAGGCCTAATCGGCTGGCCGACGCTCGCCCGACGAATACGGACCCACCTGCTGACGGAGCGGACGCAGGAATACGTGCTCGCCGCCGAACTCTCGGGCGCCTCGGCGGGCCATATCATCCGCCGCCACCTGCTGCCCTCGTTCACGAGCTACATCATCGTCGACTTGATGATCTCGTTCCCCTACATGGTGCGGTCGGAAACCGCGCTGTCGTTCATCGGTCTCGGGCTGAAGGACCCGGTGAACTCCTTGGGCGCGCTGATGCAGAATGTCTCCAAGGCCGACGTGCTCCTGAACTACCAGTGGTACTTCATCCCCGTCATCTTCTTCGTGGCGCTGGTCCTGGCCTTCGTCTTCGTCGGCGATGGGCTGCGCGACGCCGCTGACCCCTACTCGGATACCAAGAAATGA
- a CDS encoding ABC transporter substrate-binding protein, with product MKRLLLGSVTLLALPVAAYANCPGITVADMQGVAPGTFPQQYDLAEFQGAAGCSMEFSENPAIADLNGQIRGNPDLPALAERLPEEPLVVVPYDSVGKYGGTLDALSNATEAGTSDFLSTRHVNLVRYSDDLETIVPNIAKSWQWNDDYTQLTFTLRKGHKWSDGQPFTSADVKFWYDNLALDPKVIEKPKDYVLVAGERMTVDTPDDVTVVFNLPAPKPGLLAHFATHFGQGFQPKHFLGQFHPDVNPDADTMAQDLGFADGYEVIKAYFGNSDWTDTPTPQLNSPDKVAKMPADTMPTLESYILIRDTTEGRHYVANPYFHMVDTTGQQLPYINEQDEVYANDQEVRLLKLVNGEADYKTQSLQLSDAPLLLENQEKGDYTIHLKPKIAMHAVSFNVTSADEEKRKVFGDLRFRQAMSIAINREELNATAYFGEGEIQQYTGFSPVPDYIDAKWKTFATEFDPDGAKALLDEVGVVDSDGDGFRDLPNGQPLVLNLQFATQGIAGQVVELIGQHWSNAGIKTTVKEITPDEYRSAQSSNQLDVGLWEKGQPVGIILGNNELWVPPFENYFAHRTGMLWAEWVDSGGSSGVEPPDYVKQLIDDINTLQSTPAGTDEFKALANRLVENMTGNLLFIGTALTPDPIYHRNALKNFVEFKTASYEYYRTYPYRAQQWWFDE from the coding sequence ATGAAACGACTACTGCTTGGAAGCGTGACGCTTCTGGCCCTGCCCGTGGCTGCGTACGCGAATTGCCCCGGCATAACGGTCGCCGACATGCAAGGCGTCGCACCGGGGACCTTCCCGCAGCAATACGACCTGGCTGAGTTCCAGGGCGCCGCCGGCTGCTCGATGGAGTTTTCGGAGAACCCGGCCATCGCCGACCTGAACGGCCAGATCCGGGGCAATCCCGACCTGCCAGCTTTGGCCGAGCGTCTGCCGGAGGAGCCGCTTGTCGTCGTCCCCTACGACTCGGTCGGCAAATACGGCGGGACGCTCGACGCTTTGTCGAATGCGACCGAAGCCGGCACATCCGACTTCCTCTCGACGCGCCATGTCAACCTCGTGCGTTATTCGGACGACCTTGAGACGATCGTGCCGAATATCGCGAAAAGCTGGCAGTGGAACGACGACTACACCCAGCTGACGTTCACATTGCGCAAGGGCCACAAATGGTCAGACGGCCAGCCCTTCACCTCGGCGGACGTGAAGTTCTGGTACGACAACCTCGCACTCGATCCGAAGGTTATCGAAAAGCCGAAGGACTACGTTCTCGTGGCAGGAGAGCGGATGACCGTGGACACGCCGGATGACGTGACCGTCGTCTTCAACCTGCCGGCGCCGAAGCCGGGACTTCTGGCGCACTTCGCGACCCATTTCGGCCAAGGCTTCCAGCCGAAGCACTTCCTCGGGCAGTTCCACCCGGACGTGAACCCCGATGCCGATACGATGGCGCAGGATCTGGGGTTCGCGGACGGCTATGAGGTGATCAAAGCCTACTTCGGAAACTCGGACTGGACCGACACGCCGACGCCGCAGCTCAACTCGCCCGACAAGGTGGCGAAGATGCCGGCCGACACGATGCCGACGCTGGAAAGCTACATCCTGATCCGCGACACGACCGAGGGGCGCCACTACGTTGCCAATCCCTATTTCCACATGGTCGACACGACAGGCCAGCAACTGCCCTACATCAACGAGCAGGACGAGGTTTACGCAAACGACCAGGAAGTCCGGCTGCTGAAGCTCGTGAACGGCGAGGCCGACTACAAGACGCAGTCGCTGCAGCTCTCGGATGCGCCGCTTCTTCTGGAGAACCAGGAAAAGGGCGACTACACGATCCACCTCAAACCCAAGATCGCGATGCACGCGGTATCGTTCAACGTGACGTCGGCGGATGAGGAAAAGCGCAAGGTCTTCGGCGACCTGCGCTTCCGCCAGGCGATGTCGATCGCGATCAACCGGGAGGAGCTGAACGCGACTGCCTATTTCGGTGAGGGGGAGATCCAGCAATATACCGGCTTCTCGCCGGTGCCGGACTATATCGACGCGAAGTGGAAGACCTTCGCGACCGAGTTCGATCCCGACGGCGCCAAGGCGCTCTTGGACGAGGTCGGCGTGGTCGATAGCGACGGCGATGGCTTCCGCGACCTGCCGAACGGTCAGCCGCTGGTCCTGAACCTGCAGTTCGCGACCCAGGGCATTGCCGGTCAGGTCGTCGAACTCATCGGTCAGCATTGGTCCAATGCCGGCATCAAGACCACGGTGAAGGAGATCACGCCGGACGAATACCGCTCGGCTCAGTCCTCCAATCAGCTTGATGTCGGTCTCTGGGAAAAAGGCCAGCCAGTCGGCATCATCCTCGGCAACAACGAACTCTGGGTGCCGCCGTTCGAGAACTACTTCGCCCACCGCACGGGTATGCTCTGGGCCGAATGGGTGGATTCCGGCGGTTCGAGCGGCGTCGAGCCGCCCGACTACGTCAAGCAGCTGATCGACGACATCAACACGCTGCAATCGACCCCGGCAGGAACCGACGAGTTCAAGGCTCTCGCCAACCGGCTGGTCGAGAACATGACCGGGAACCTCCTGTTCATCGGCACGGCGCTCACGCCCGACCCGATCTATCACCGCAACGCGCTGAAGAACTTCGTCGAGTTCAAGACGGCGTCCTACGAATACTACCGGACGTATCCCTACCGCGCGCAGCAGTGGTGGTTCGACGAGTAA